CGCTGCCATTTCCGCCCAGCCCTGGTGCACCTGGTGTGGCGCTACCGACGACTTGACCGGCGACCACGTTCGCCCACGAGCATTCGGCGGAACGAACGACGCGGCGAACGTGCGAGTCCTCTGCCGTCGCTGCAACTCGCGACGGGGCGCGGGTCGAAAGTCTGGAGCGCACGGCCCGTAGACCCCGCGCCAGTCAACTTTCGCTCGCCTGAGGTCTGGAGTTTTCACGGTGGCAGGGAGAGGCCCAGCGCCGAAGCCCACGAAGCTCAAGGTACTGGCTGGTA
This window of the Chloroflexota bacterium genome carries:
- a CDS encoding HNH endonuclease; translated protein: MTGDHVRPRAFGGTNDAANVRVLCRRCNSRRGAGRKSGAHGP